The following are encoded in a window of Nilaparvata lugens isolate BPH chromosome 13, ASM1435652v1, whole genome shotgun sequence genomic DNA:
- the LOC120354086 gene encoding uncharacterized protein LOC120354086, whose amino-acid sequence MSGNRCTFRKCSNSRAKVKGLKMFSFPRDTDTAKIWVNNSGNPELIELSPKSLGKKEICEQHFQQQDILPSGRLMRGAFPQVYCGCDSDPGPSTTIHSSSPASPRFNITLASPMFL is encoded by the exons atgtcggGAAATAGATGCACATTTAGGAAATGTTCCAACAGTCGTGCAAAAGTTAAAGGATTGAAAATGTTCTCCTTTCCCCGGGATACTGACACAGCAAAGATCTGGGTGAACAACTCAG GGAATCCAGAACTGATAGAATTATCACCAAAATCACTTGGTAAAAAGGAGATATGCGAGCAGCATTTCCAACAGCAGGATATTTTACCCAGTGGACGTCTCATGAGAG GTGCCTTTCCGCAAGTCTATTGTGGCTGTGACAGTGATCCGGGCCCATCCACAACCATTCACTCATCTAGTCCAGCTTCTCCTCGTTTCAACATAACATTGGCGTCACCAATGTTTCTATGA